A genomic window from Ignavibacteria bacterium includes:
- a CDS encoding M1 family metallopeptidase, which translates to MINKKSILLLIFLLQAGIYAQSIYVPLEYLAAYENGTRSLDGKPGAEYWQNHADYKINANLNPATGILIGSASIIYYNSSPDTLDKIVLRLYQNINKKDAMRDFPYKSVSDSEGINISSLTVGKKSFNIPADTSLEFTGTNLIIKNISVNPGKQITVNVSWEFRVPKENGIRMGQYDSTLFFIAYWYPQIAVYDDIDEWDLTEYTGNTEFYNDFNNYDIKITVPSEFGVWATGDLQNPQDVLSQEILSGYSEAMTSPSLINIISADDLSSGKPLFSNSTQTNTWHFIAKHVTDFTFGTGSGLLWDGRTAEGVNKKVFVNAVYKPSSVTFYEVCDIAAKSVELLSKELPGIPFPFPKITVFNGRGGMESPMMVNMGSGDQRIWTVHTTVHEVVHSYFPFYMGNNERKYAWMDEGLTQMISEYIQYEIDKTIDFRARNVTRYLDYAGQYDEVPMMYPSYMIRGEMYGNHAYFRPANAFNMMRDFMGDALFKKGLQEYIKRWNGKHPSPYDLFFTFEDITDDELGWFYEPWFFKQGYPDLAIDSVFAKDDLLKIEVTKEGELPIPIALTVKFKDGSTKRAYRTVSVWKNEEDESVWVDIETDKKPLLIELGSSYIPDADTTNNYLQFK; encoded by the coding sequence GAAAACGGAACCCGCTCTCTTGACGGCAAACCCGGAGCGGAATATTGGCAAAATCATGCCGACTATAAAATAAATGCAAATTTAAACCCTGCTACGGGAATACTAATAGGCTCCGCATCCATTATTTATTATAATTCCAGCCCGGATACACTTGATAAAATAGTATTAAGATTATACCAAAACATCAACAAAAAAGACGCTATGCGTGACTTTCCATACAAGTCAGTCAGCGATTCTGAAGGTATAAATATAAGCTCACTTACAGTCGGTAAAAAAAGCTTTAACATTCCTGCTGATACTTCACTGGAATTTACAGGCACAAATTTGATAATTAAAAATATTTCCGTAAATCCCGGAAAACAAATTACAGTTAATGTATCATGGGAATTCCGCGTCCCGAAGGAAAACGGGATCAGGATGGGACAATATGATTCCACCCTGTTTTTTATCGCTTACTGGTATCCGCAGATAGCCGTTTATGATGATATTGATGAATGGGATCTGACTGAATATACCGGCAATACAGAATTTTATAATGATTTCAATAATTATGATATAAAAATAACCGTTCCTTCGGAATTCGGCGTGTGGGCTACCGGTGATCTTCAAAATCCTCAGGACGTTCTTTCCCAGGAAATTCTTTCAGGATATTCTGAAGCAATGACCTCTCCTTCACTTATTAATATTATTTCTGCCGATGATCTGTCTTCAGGCAAACCGCTTTTCAGCAATTCAACCCAAACCAATACATGGCATTTTATTGCAAAACATGTAACTGATTTTACATTCGGAACCGGCAGCGGTTTGTTATGGGATGGCAGAACTGCAGAAGGGGTTAATAAAAAGGTTTTTGTTAACGCAGTTTATAAACCGTCTTCTGTTACTTTTTATGAAGTGTGTGATATAGCTGCTAAATCAGTTGAACTTCTTTCTAAAGAGCTTCCGGGAATTCCTTTTCCTTTTCCCAAAATTACAGTCTTCAACGGAAGGGGCGGAATGGAATCGCCGATGATGGTAAACATGGGCTCGGGCGATCAGCGTATATGGACTGTACATACAACTGTACATGAAGTGGTTCATTCGTATTTCCCGTTTTATATGGGTAATAACGAAAGAAAATATGCCTGGATGGATGAAGGTTTAACGCAGATGATTTCTGAATATATACAGTATGAAATTGATAAAACAATTGATTTCAGAGCAAGGAATGTGACCAGGTACCTTGATTATGCAGGTCAGTATGATGAAGTCCCGATGATGTATCCAAGTTACATGATCCGCGGAGAAATGTACGGAAACCATGCTTATTTCCGCCCGGCAAATGCTTTTAATATGATGCGTGATTTTATGGGTGATGCGTTATTTAAAAAAGGGCTTCAGGAATATATTAAAAGATGGAACGGCAAACACCCATCACCTTATGACCTGTTCTTCACATTTGAAGATATCACTGATGACGAGCTTGGTTGGTTTTATGAACCCTGGTTCTTTAAACAGGGCTATCCGGATCTTGCAATTGATTCTGTGTTTGCAAAAGATGATTTGCTGAAGATCGAGGTTACAAAGGAAGGGGAGCTGCCTATTCCGATAGCTTTAACTGTAAAGTTTAAGGATGGAAGCACTAAAAGAGCTTACAGGACGGTTTCTGTTTGGAAAAACGAAGAAGATGAATCCGTATGGGTGGATATTGAAACAGATAAAAAACCTTTATTGATCGAGCTTGGAAGCTCTTACATTCCTGATGCTGATACAACAAATAATTATTTACAGTTTAAATGA
- a CDS encoding fibronectin type III domain-containing protein: protein MKNSVSNEIESENTEHSFNTSQEAPDPVYATIGSMPGEIFLQWDSIKSANKYMIEISLKYPVKWQQVDIVKDPVYNFTGLKPSTEYLFRVAAVYPEGTGKWSRSIIKKTN, encoded by the coding sequence ATGAAAAACAGCGTTTCAAATGAAATTGAATCTGAAAATACCGAACATAGCTTTAATACATCACAAGAAGCTCCGGACCCGGTTTATGCAACAATTGGTAGTATGCCGGGTGAAATATTCCTTCAATGGGATTCTATTAAATCCGCAAACAAATATATGATCGAAATTTCACTTAAATACCCGGTAAAGTGGCAGCAGGTTGATATTGTTAAAGACCCGGTTTACAATTTCACGGGGTTAAAACCCTCAACCGAATATCTGTTCAGGGTAGCAGCAGTTTACCCGGAAGGTACAGGTAAGTGGAGCAGGTCAATAATCAAAAAAACAAATTAA
- a CDS encoding T9SS type A sorting domain-containing protein: MKNKTIYIYTAVFLAFISGIIPGSIYSQNKQAPPPLEILYSNSNGNVNEPELTNTAPEPKMKSKELIRLEKQLDAARLSGNSIAAATIQGQIDNLLGNIQVYHPTMNSTVNEGSGTILPETDYNQSTIHSWSIYSHAFGVAPANSNVAGRLFYWLSQDSQSGADTIKLMYSTNNGTSWSTSFWMSLNGYSFNKDEMDIEIVFDGTNTWIFGVAGVTNQADGRKKILFIRRNAVSGTDYYWTILNFPGSGTGMNYYNPRITSDNSNYTSNAYVMMICSMDSAVGSNHFIKQKYMYSSSPFASTPGFTYTQPNGSNGFHWATSGGTTAGLYLYGDIAYYKDEGGTNENRIMTVYNCYNSGFNNIYIAYLSNYSTSGSSMVVTESNINKDLRIAFNGGSNNRNGMITYVRQFNSSDWDIFALKTGVGGNNAGAWTRDTIDYSGDRTRTCDLIAVRNASSQFKVCYAQDNPSVPAGFYRSYSGSSWSTKIQMTSSIPDTNWAEPRAGYILGGGDDGIGIWSLTGGYNGYCAKNMLSTTGISGNNENPAGFKLMQNYPNPFNPSTTIKFSVPVSGYVSLKVFDITGKLVSEMINGKLEAGNHEIYFNASNLSSGAYFYKLETQGFSDIKKMMLVK; the protein is encoded by the coding sequence ATGAAAAACAAAACTATTTACATTTACACAGCAGTTTTCCTGGCATTTATTTCCGGAATAATTCCCGGCTCGATCTATTCTCAAAACAAACAGGCGCCACCGCCTCTTGAAATTCTTTACTCAAATTCAAATGGTAATGTTAATGAACCTGAATTAACAAATACTGCACCTGAACCTAAAATGAAAAGCAAAGAACTCATCCGGCTTGAAAAACAGCTTGATGCAGCAAGGCTTTCGGGCAACTCAATCGCCGCAGCAACTATTCAGGGGCAAATTGATAACTTACTCGGCAACATTCAGGTTTATCACCCGACTATGAACAGTACTGTGAATGAAGGTTCAGGCACAATATTACCTGAAACTGACTATAACCAGTCAACCATTCATTCATGGAGCATTTATTCACATGCTTTCGGTGTTGCACCTGCCAACTCAAATGTTGCAGGCAGGCTGTTCTACTGGCTTAGCCAGGATTCACAATCAGGTGCTGATACTATTAAGCTTATGTATTCAACAAATAACGGTACATCATGGTCAACATCTTTCTGGATGTCTTTGAACGGTTACAGCTTCAACAAAGATGAAATGGATATAGAAATTGTATTTGACGGCACAAATACCTGGATCTTCGGCGTAGCCGGTGTAACTAACCAGGCAGACGGCAGAAAAAAGATCCTGTTCATAAGAAGAAATGCTGTTTCAGGCACAGATTACTACTGGACCATTCTGAACTTTCCGGGAAGCGGAACAGGAATGAACTATTACAATCCCAGAATAACAAGTGATAATTCCAACTATACATCAAATGCTTATGTTATGATGATCTGTTCAATGGATTCAGCTGTTGGATCAAATCATTTCATCAAGCAAAAATATATGTATTCCAGCTCCCCTTTTGCTTCTACACCGGGCTTCACTTATACTCAGCCAAACGGTTCCAACGGATTTCACTGGGCAACTTCCGGAGGCACAACAGCAGGGCTCTACCTATATGGCGATATTGCTTACTACAAAGATGAAGGCGGTACAAATGAAAACAGGATCATGACAGTTTACAATTGTTACAACAGCGGCTTTAATAACATTTATATTGCATACCTAAGCAATTACAGCACAAGCGGCAGCAGCATGGTTGTAACTGAGTCAAATATTAATAAAGATCTTCGTATTGCATTTAACGGCGGCTCAAACAACCGTAATGGTATGATAACATACGTAAGGCAGTTTAACTCGAGTGACTGGGATATTTTTGCCCTCAAAACAGGTGTTGGAGGAAATAATGCCGGCGCATGGACAAGAGATACCATTGATTATTCAGGTGACCGTACGAGAACCTGTGATCTCATAGCAGTAAGAAACGCATCAAGCCAGTTTAAAGTATGTTATGCCCAGGATAACCCCTCTGTACCTGCGGGATTCTACAGGTCATACTCGGGTTCATCATGGAGCACAAAAATTCAGATGACTTCCTCAATACCTGATACAAACTGGGCTGAACCTCGCGCCGGGTACATTCTTGGAGGCGGTGATGATGGTATTGGTATTTGGTCTCTGACCGGCGGATATAACGGATATTGTGCAAAAAACATGCTTTCAACAACGGGAATTTCCGGGAATAATGAAAATCCTGCTGGATTCAAATTAATGCAGAATTACCCGAATCCGTTCAACCCGTCAACTACAATAAAATTCTCTGTACCTGTTAGCGGATATGTATCACTTAAAGTATTTGATATTACAGGCAAACTTGTATCAGAAATGATTAACGGGAAATTAGAAGCCGGTAATCACGAAATATACTTTAACGCTTCTAATCTCTCAAGCGGAGCTTATTTTTACAAGCTTGAAACACAGGGTTTTTCAGATATTAAAAAAATGATGTTAGTAAAATAA
- a CDS encoding tail fiber domain-containing protein, giving the protein MKFRKLIFLLIIFPALITAQNINNTLGVTGQFKIKDATNTYFTLSQSNGYTELNKSLKLQETTDLNTGVIYKGTSHFIHNYKNASNMGNNTFVGINSGNFTLGGASFTHGSMNTGIGANTLSSLTTGSWNTALGYQSLNANTSGNYNTALGHFVMSLNTTGSFNIGVGGQTLYNNISGVANVAVGYYALLNNITGGNNTVLGTNAMEINTSGSDNVAIGKNSLQNNETGFRNTAVGHSSLTQSLGAYNTAIGYDAGSNVTTGTNLTLIGNNSEPSSGTTQNQVTLGNNSVTSLRCNVQTITSLSDVRDKKNINELSLGLNFLMHLKPREFNWDRREWYENNNADGTKMESIQTAGFIAQELDSVQNEFNAEWLKLVLKDNPEKWEATYGNLLPVIVKAVQELKKENDILKEENSVLAAELNRLKNLEARISELENRLNSTDDSKKIKNASR; this is encoded by the coding sequence ATGAAATTCAGGAAGTTAATTTTTCTGTTAATAATTTTTCCGGCTTTAATAACAGCGCAAAATATCAACAATACTCTCGGAGTAACCGGACAATTTAAAATTAAAGATGCTACAAACACATATTTTACACTGTCACAAAGTAACGGCTACACAGAACTAAACAAAAGTCTGAAACTGCAGGAAACCACTGACCTGAATACCGGGGTAATTTATAAAGGAACATCGCATTTTATACATAATTACAAAAATGCTTCCAATATGGGCAACAATACTTTTGTTGGAATAAACTCCGGAAACTTCACACTGGGCGGGGCTTCTTTCACACATGGTTCAATGAATACCGGCATCGGAGCTAATACATTAAGCAGCTTAACAACAGGAAGCTGGAATACAGCCCTGGGGTATCAATCTCTTAACGCCAATACTAGCGGAAACTACAATACAGCATTAGGTCATTTTGTGATGAGCTTAAATACTACCGGAAGCTTTAATATTGGTGTCGGCGGTCAAACACTCTACAACAATATCAGCGGTGTAGCAAACGTTGCTGTAGGTTACTATGCGTTGCTGAATAATATTACCGGGGGAAACAACACTGTACTTGGTACCAATGCTATGGAAATCAATACATCCGGCTCTGATAATGTTGCAATAGGTAAAAATTCACTTCAAAACAATGAAACAGGGTTCAGAAATACTGCGGTTGGTCATTCTTCTTTGACACAATCACTGGGTGCATATAACACCGCAATAGGATATGACGCTGGCTCCAATGTAACAACAGGTACAAATCTGACACTAATAGGTAATAATTCTGAACCGTCTTCAGGTACTACTCAAAACCAGGTTACACTGGGCAACAATTCTGTAACATCTCTTCGCTGTAACGTGCAGACTATAACTTCGCTTTCAGATGTAAGGGATAAAAAAAATATCAACGAGCTTTCTCTTGGGCTGAACTTTTTAATGCACCTAAAACCGCGCGAGTTCAACTGGGATAGGCGCGAATGGTATGAAAACAATAACGCAGACGGCACTAAAATGGAAAGCATTCAAACTGCAGGCTTCATTGCACAGGAACTGGACTCTGTACAGAATGAATTCAATGCTGAATGGCTTAAGCTGGTTCTTAAAGATAACCCCGAAAAATGGGAAGCAACTTACGGCAATCTTCTTCCGGTTATTGTTAAGGCAGTACAGGAGCTGAAAAAGGAAAATGACATACTTAAAGAAGAAAATTCAGTTTTAGCCGCTGAATTAAACCGGCTTAAGAACTTGGAAGCTCGTATTTCAGAGCTGGAAAACAGGCTTAACTCAACTGATGATTCTAAAAAAATTAAAAATGCCTCCAGATGA
- a CDS encoding T9SS type A sorting domain-containing protein, whose translation MKSAIILLIIFFALLCCTWVFSQQSSITYESGSTIEIQTGADVCADIITINGSYSGGGSICTGALPVYLALFYAGNEKNNVNLFWKTESEINNSGFDIERKTDAGEWSKLSFIRGSGTTSQPVEYSYIDKKLKPGKYFYRLKQIDFNGNYEYFDLAVPVIISKPTDYALGQSYPNPSNPKSSIDFQLPERTKVNISVYNLLGQLVSTLIDEELEAGIHTAEFNGSSLASGTYIYRFHAGSYTEVKKLILVK comes from the coding sequence ATGAAAAGTGCAATTATCCTGTTGATAATCTTTTTTGCCCTGTTATGCTGTACCTGGGTATTTTCACAACAAAGCAGCATTACCTATGAATCAGGTTCCACCATTGAAATACAAACCGGCGCTGATGTTTGCGCAGATATAATAACTATCAACGGTTCTTATTCCGGCGGGGGTTCTATTTGTACAGGGGCTTTGCCGGTATATCTTGCTTTGTTTTATGCCGGCAATGAAAAAAATAATGTAAACTTATTCTGGAAAACCGAAAGTGAAATAAATAATTCAGGATTTGATATAGAACGAAAAACCGATGCCGGGGAATGGAGTAAACTATCTTTCATCAGGGGTTCCGGCACTACAAGTCAGCCGGTTGAATACAGCTATATTGATAAAAAGCTTAAGCCGGGTAAATATTTTTACAGATTAAAACAAATTGATTTTAACGGAAATTATGAATATTTCGATCTGGCTGTGCCGGTTATTATTTCAAAACCAACAGATTATGCCCTCGGGCAAAGCTACCCGAACCCTTCCAACCCCAAAAGCAGCATTGATTTCCAGCTGCCTGAACGAACAAAAGTGAACATCAGTGTTTATAATCTGCTCGGGCAGCTGGTTTCAACTTTAATTGATGAAGAGCTCGAAGCTGGAATTCATACTGCAGAATTCAACGGCAGCAGCCTTGCCAGCGGTACATACATTTACAGATTTCATGCCGGCTCATATACTGAAGTAAAAAAATTAATTTTAGTTAAATGA
- a CDS encoding T9SS type A sorting domain-containing protein — MIPEWTDDKVYLFDAQTGDLLDANFIPTTSPQLQSPKDAQQHFSGRFIIVSDQLSDVVQKFDTSGAYIGFYAPSSGVNTSILDNIRGICYRPNGNLLVTVGSGASANTVQQFDTGGVSIGSFISTGLSSPFDVLIRTGDILVSNSSGANKITRYDLAGAFLSNFYTAADVNFPQQLIKLPGGRIGISAFSIPNSGFTIIDSTGTYVRTLTGITGNRGAYLLGNGRYLVTNGGGVHEIDSTTGSLIRTITTAANLQYITPYNPGALLSNGNNGNLIPEKYSLEQNYPNPFNPSTGIRYSIPEGNYVTIKVYDLTGKESATIVNEYKPAGSYEVTFDAGGLASGVYYYSISSGEFRKTMKMVLVK; from the coding sequence ATGATACCTGAATGGACAGATGATAAAGTATATTTATTTGATGCGCAGACCGGCGACCTTTTGGATGCTAATTTTATTCCAACCACTTCACCGCAGCTGCAAAGTCCAAAAGATGCCCAGCAGCATTTTTCCGGCAGGTTTATAATTGTATCAGACCAGTTAAGTGATGTTGTGCAAAAATTTGATACAAGCGGTGCATATATTGGCTTCTATGCTCCATCTTCAGGAGTAAACACATCCATTCTCGATAACATAAGGGGTATTTGTTACAGACCTAACGGTAACCTTCTGGTTACTGTTGGTTCAGGCGCGAGCGCAAATACTGTTCAGCAGTTTGATACAGGCGGCGTAAGTATAGGTAGTTTTATAAGTACAGGGTTATCCTCTCCGTTTGATGTATTGATAAGAACCGGAGATATACTTGTATCAAATTCATCCGGGGCAAACAAAATAACAAGGTATGACCTTGCAGGCGCTTTTTTATCAAATTTTTATACCGCTGCTGATGTAAACTTTCCTCAGCAACTGATAAAGTTACCGGGAGGTAGAATTGGAATTTCTGCTTTCAGTATCCCTAATTCCGGGTTTACAATTATTGATTCAACGGGCACATATGTCAGAACATTGACAGGAATTACAGGTAACCGCGGTGCATATTTACTGGGCAATGGAAGATACCTGGTAACTAACGGCGGAGGGGTTCACGAAATTGATTCAACAACCGGAAGTTTAATACGTACTATCACAACTGCGGCAAACCTTCAGTATATAACACCTTATAATCCCGGCGCACTACTTTCAAACGGGAACAACGGAAATTTAATACCGGAAAAATATTCACTTGAACAAAATTATCCGAACCCGTTCAATCCATCAACCGGCATCAGGTACAGCATACCTGAAGGGAATTATGTAACTATAAAAGTATATGATTTAACAGGTAAAGAATCTGCAACGATAGTTAATGAATACAAACCGGCCGGAAGCTATGAAGTGACATTTGATGCAGGTGGTCTGGCAAGCGGTGTTTATTATTACAGCATTTCAAGCGGTGAATTCCGTAAAACCATGAAAATGGTTTTAGTTAAATAA
- a CDS encoding amino acid permease has product MKNRISLVAAVSIGIGGMIGAGIFSILGVVAEASGAAMWLSFLIGGVVALFSTYSYAKLGAKFPTAGGAVEFLVQGWGKGTVSGGLNLFMWIGYVIAIALYAQGFSSYAMTFITNNPSPLLIKAVAAGAVILFTLINMLGAGDVGKAETFIVAVKVSILVLFAGAGLFFINPANLAPVHWNSSEYIFFGAGVLFIGYEGFGLITNAAGNMDNPSKSLPKALYMAVFIVILIYLAVSITVTGNLTTGQIAAARDFALAEAAKPFLGMLGFKLIAIAALFSTASAINATLFGGSNVSYMVAKDGELPAVFARDEIKGATGGLLITSLMVICFILFFDLAGIAMMGSGAFLLVYAAVNAGHLKILKQTGAKGWIVVTSLVLCLIMFVILEIYTFRKAPEAVYTMIALLIVSFAAEAVWQKFRK; this is encoded by the coding sequence ATGAAAAACAGGATATCACTTGTTGCTGCTGTTTCTATTGGTATAGGGGGTATGATCGGAGCAGGCATATTCTCAATTCTGGGAGTTGTTGCTGAAGCTTCCGGAGCCGCAATGTGGCTCTCATTTTTAATTGGCGGAGTAGTCGCGCTGTTTTCAACTTACTCATATGCCAAGCTTGGAGCAAAATTTCCCACTGCCGGAGGAGCCGTGGAATTCCTTGTGCAGGGCTGGGGTAAAGGTACTGTTTCCGGCGGCCTGAATTTATTCATGTGGATAGGTTATGTGATCGCGATCGCATTATATGCCCAGGGATTTTCATCATATGCTATGACATTCATTACAAATAACCCTTCGCCTCTGTTAATTAAAGCGGTTGCCGCAGGTGCTGTAATACTTTTTACACTGATCAATATGCTTGGAGCAGGCGATGTGGGCAAGGCTGAAACATTTATAGTTGCTGTTAAAGTATCGATCCTTGTTCTGTTTGCAGGGGCCGGACTCTTCTTTATTAACCCGGCAAATTTAGCTCCTGTTCACTGGAACTCATCTGAATATATTTTCTTCGGAGCGGGAGTTTTATTCATAGGTTATGAAGGATTCGGTTTAATAACAAACGCAGCGGGAAATATGGATAACCCTTCCAAATCATTGCCAAAAGCCTTATACATGGCGGTTTTTATTGTAATACTTATTTATCTTGCTGTATCTATAACTGTAACCGGGAATTTAACTACCGGCCAGATAGCCGCTGCACGTGATTTCGCGCTGGCAGAAGCTGCAAAGCCATTCCTTGGTATGCTGGGTTTTAAGCTCATTGCAATTGCTGCATTGTTTTCAACAGCATCTGCAATTAACGCCACTTTGTTCGGAGGCTCAAATGTAAGTTACATGGTGGCAAAAGATGGCGAGCTTCCCGCAGTCTTTGCCCGGGATGAAATTAAAGGGGCTACTGGCGGACTCTTAATTACTTCACTGATGGTGATCTGTTTCATATTATTTTTTGACCTGGCGGGAATCGCAATGATGGGCTCAGGCGCTTTTTTGCTTGTATATGCAGCAGTTAATGCTGGACATTTGAAAATACTTAAACAAACCGGCGCAAAAGGCTGGATAGTGGTTACTTCATTGGTGTTATGTTTGATAATGTTCGTAATACTCGAGATCTATACGTTCCGTAAAGCCCCGGAGGCAGTATATACTATGATAGCGTTATTAATCGTTTCATTTGCCGCTGAGGCTGTTTGGCAAAAATTCAGGAAGTAA
- a CDS encoding FAD-dependent thymidylate synthase — protein sequence MESLERPKVATLDEILGKPFKVLDDGFIRVIDYMGSDESIVQAARVSYGKGTKKVHEDRGLIRYLMRHHHTTPFEMCEIKFHVRVPMDCWRQWIRHRMANVNEYSTRYSVAIDSAQTTGEAEWRIQASGNRQGSAGFAGDAEGKTLTEKERYLQSLAREIYDERLKMGIAREQARKDLPLSTYTEAYWKVDLHNLLHFLYLRMDAHAQYEIRRYAEIMGHEIVAKWCPAVWEAFMDYRVNSNSFTRLEMEVLTAMTQGDNEKAVSLGRSFNWLDDTGKPKKNRERAEFEDKLSGLGLKAPW from the coding sequence ATGGAATCACTCGAGCGCCCCAAAGTTGCTACGCTTGATGAAATTTTAGGCAAGCCGTTCAAAGTGCTTGATGACGGCTTTATCCGCGTAATTGATTACATGGGTTCGGATGAATCCATCGTGCAGGCAGCAAGGGTTTCATACGGCAAAGGTACAAAAAAAGTTCATGAAGACCGCGGGCTTATAAGATATTTAATGCGCCATCACCATACAACCCCGTTTGAAATGTGTGAGATAAAATTCCACGTGCGTGTGCCAATGGATTGCTGGAGGCAGTGGATCCGCCACCGCATGGCTAATGTAAATGAGTATTCCACCCGCTACAGCGTAGCGATTGATTCTGCGCAAACTACCGGAGAAGCTGAATGGCGCATCCAGGCATCAGGCAACCGCCAGGGTTCAGCAGGTTTTGCCGGCGATGCTGAAGGCAAAACACTAACGGAAAAAGAGCGTTACCTGCAGTCACTTGCCCGCGAAATTTATGATGAACGTCTTAAAATGGGAATTGCGCGCGAGCAGGCAAGAAAAGATCTGCCGCTTTCCACTTACACAGAAGCATACTGGAAAGTTGACCTGCATAATTTACTCCACTTTCTTTATTTAAGAATGGATGCGCATGCGCAGTATGAAATACGCCGCTATGCGGAGATAATGGGCCATGAAATTGTAGCTAAATGGTGTCCTGCCGTTTGGGAAGCATTTATGGATTACAGGGTGAATTCAAACAGCTTTACTAGGCTTGAAATGGAAGTATTGACCGCAATGACTCAGGGTGATAACGAAAAAGCTGTTTCACTGGGCAGATCATTTAACTGGCTGGATGATACCGGCAAACCTAAAAAGAACCGAGAACGGGCAGAATTTGAAGATAAGCTCTCAGGGCTTGGCTTAAAAGCGCCGTGGTAG